In Mus musculus strain C57BL/6J chromosome 14, GRCm38.p6 C57BL/6J, the following are encoded in one genomic region:
- the Gm3642 gene encoding uncharacterized protein Gm3642, producing the protein MFSRLLRLCLKGNGDEGETRPKKKEEGILSHEKGRRKLFWRRHRSARNTSTQNSNITNQISNINKVEELKLHIRKISNERKEMCEILNVYMYEDLNYRMNTEFNIIKSQHEKTMLDMNKMIQSIIGSMQYSKELIEDNYSYSIKEDHLLRECTQLNEKVRILLNENRKLLVEQAGTQVSCGEEKRFCEEASKNICASSAEEQQVG; encoded by the exons atgttttccagGCTGCTCAGGCTATGTCTGAAAGggaatggcgatgaaggagagaccagaccaaaaaagaaggaagagggaatcctttctcatgaaaaaggaagaaggaaattgttctggagaaggcaca ggtctgctagaaatacttcaacccaaaattccaacatcacaaatcagatatcaaatataaataaagtagaaGAACTGAAATTGCATATAAGGAAGATCAGCAATGAGAGGAAGGAAATGTGTGAAATCCTGaatgtttacatgtatgaggatttaaactacag gatgaacactgaattcaacatcattaaatcacaacatgagaagacaatgttggatatgaataaaatgatccagtccataattggttccatgcagtactccaaggaactgatagaagataactattcctacag cattaagGAGGACCACCTCCTACGTGAGTGCACTCAACTCAACGAAAAAgtaaggatattactgaatgagaacagaaagctgctggtggagcaggctggaacgcaagtgtcctgtggggaagaaaagaggttctgtgaggaggccagcaagaacatctgtgcctcaagtgcagaggaacagcaggtaggatga